DNA sequence from the Pedobacter sp. W3I1 genome:
TGGCATCCTGGCAACACAGCCCTGGGCCCACCAGCAGCGTACAAAAGTGATCCGAAAGCGTCCCCTGTCGGAAGTAACATCATCACCTGATCCGATCAGGTTAGAAAACCGGTGGTCGTCAGATCCACCCGGGCCACCTGCCCTGGGCGCTTTCAGGTAAGTGAATTTACAGTATGAAGCGGTAATAAAATCAGAGGCAGCCTTGATATCAAAATTACCATCAACCCCGTCCCTGAATTCGCAGTGGTCGACCCAGACATTGGTGGAGGCGTCTAAAGTGACATTGTCCCAACCATCAACATCGTAAGCGCCAGGGCCTTCAAAGATCAGGTTCCTGATGATGATATTTTTACATCTTTTTATATACATGATGCCCGAGCCGGCCTTGGTCTGGTCTGCCGAAACGATCTTTGCACCTGAAGAACCGAAAAGTGTTTTTCCGGTCTGGTCCTGAAAGGAAATCCTTCCTCCGGATGGAACTGTAATGGTGCCGTTTACCTGGATCACCTTGATCCCTGTGTTTTCTATCGCAGACTTGAGTGCGGCATAATTTGTGACTACTGTGGCACTGGCCTCTCCGCCGCCCGTGGTACCGCCGTTTTGGGCTGCCCAGCCTTTGGCAGAACATATAGCTTCTGTAGTTGCCAGGTTAGAAGCTGGCTGATTGATTGAAAGTCCTGTATTTTCAGGTTGGATAGTCAGCCGAGCTGATTTTTCACAGCCGAAAATCAGGATAGAAATGGTAATCGCCATTAATAAATG
Encoded proteins:
- a CDS encoding polysaccharide lyase family 1 protein, with translation MKNKNLRHLLMAITISILIFGCEKSARLTIQPENTGLSINQPASNLATTEAICSAKGWAAQNGGTTGGGEASATVVTNYAALKSAIENTGIKVIQVNGTITVPSGGRISFQDQTGKTLFGSSGAKIVSADQTKAGSGIMYIKRCKNIIIRNLIFEGPGAYDVDGWDNVTLDASTNVWVDHCEFRDGVDGNFDIKAASDFITASYCKFTYLKAPRAGGPGGSDDHRFSNLIGSGDDVTSDRGRFRITFVRCWWAQGCVARMPRVRFGSVHIVNNYFNSTASKNGIQAGLESNLLVESNVFENVKIPIDLMSNNATAVQVKNNIFTSVTGNTAGNGVTAFTPPYSLSVLSASSVKANVTASNGAGATLSGNSCTTL